The following coding sequences lie in one Timaviella obliquedivisa GSE-PSE-MK23-08B genomic window:
- the pilM gene encoding type IV pilus assembly protein PilM — protein sequence MVSSLRSLFSKKNKGVGVELTPDRVNLARLKKKGQGFQLMTLASAEVPEGIFQDGQIADTVAMAEIIQSILTESKLKVKHAATAIPSGRDTVTRIIPVPAELDDRELREMVLNQEAGLYLPFPREEADVDYQKLGLFVDEDGIEKVQVLLVATRKDVTNSYLETFRQAGLMVDVLEISSFSLIRTIRPQLRQFSPQEAVALVDIQFESTEISIAVDGVPQFSRTVPIGTYQIQTSLSRAMNLPPSRNTELLQGMTVPASSPMDHSMDAPAKGGTNPAITAMLRILGDLADELRRSIDFYHNQGENTEVAQLLLAGPGAAIGQLDEFFSQRLSLPTTPIDPIAAMSLEVAQEIPLAQRSGLGVVLGLGLREAW from the coding sequence GTGGTTAGTAGCCTCCGAAGTTTATTCTCAAAAAAGAACAAAGGAGTCGGTGTCGAACTGACCCCCGACCGAGTGAATTTAGCGCGTCTTAAAAAGAAGGGGCAAGGGTTTCAACTCATGACCTTGGCTTCGGCAGAGGTGCCGGAAGGCATTTTTCAAGATGGTCAGATTGCAGATACGGTAGCCATGGCTGAGATCATCCAATCGATTTTGACAGAGAGCAAGTTAAAGGTAAAACATGCTGCTACTGCTATTCCTAGCGGTCGAGACACGGTGACGCGCATCATTCCGGTTCCGGCTGAGTTGGATGACCGCGAACTGCGAGAAATGGTGTTGAACCAAGAAGCAGGTTTGTATCTTCCGTTCCCTCGGGAAGAGGCAGATGTGGATTACCAAAAGCTGGGTTTGTTTGTGGATGAGGATGGCATTGAGAAAGTGCAGGTGTTGCTGGTTGCCACCCGCAAAGATGTCACGAATTCTTATTTAGAAACATTTCGGCAAGCAGGATTGATGGTCGATGTTTTAGAAATTAGTAGCTTTTCATTGATTAGAACCATTCGTCCTCAGTTGCGGCAGTTCTCGCCTCAAGAAGCGGTGGCGCTGGTGGATATTCAGTTTGAAAGTACCGAAATTTCGATCGCTGTAGATGGAGTGCCTCAGTTTTCTCGGACGGTTCCGATTGGCACCTATCAAATTCAAACCTCGCTGAGTCGAGCCATGAACTTACCGCCTTCACGCAATACCGAGTTACTGCAAGGCATGACGGTTCCGGCTTCTAGCCCCATGGATCACTCTATGGATGCGCCTGCTAAAGGCGGCACTAACCCAGCGATAACGGCGATGCTGCGAATTTTGGGCGATTTGGCGGATGAATTACGCCGCTCCATCGACTTTTACCATAATCAGGGTGAAAACACTGAGGTGGCGCAGCTTTTGCTAGCGGGGCCGGGGGCAGCGATCGGGCAGTTAGATGAGTTCTTCTCTCAGCGGTTGAGCTTGCCGACCACGCCGATTGATCCGATCGCCGCGATGTCGTTGGAGGTAGCGCAGGAAATTCCGTTGGCGCAGCGATCGGGGTTGGGTGTAGTTCTGGGTTTGGGATTACGGGAGGCATGGTAA
- a CDS encoding GerMN domain-containing protein: MMHDDKPSKKQPISPQTPVTELRSRRTFPLYLAAGFSAIAFAVGSGLAWWTNTPSPKPSVSANSLQPIKPNQFTAPAPTKAPTEKSVQIYWLKAVGNEIELAAAPIALNEAQPNVVLKAAFEKMLQGSTDPTLTSTIPANTKLQELKIQPDGVHVDLSSEFMTGGGSTAMMGRVAQVIYTATTLDPDAPVWISIDDEPLEVLGGEGLVIDQPMTRQEFDQNFSL, translated from the coding sequence ATGATGCATGATGACAAGCCTAGCAAAAAGCAACCTATTTCTCCTCAAACCCCCGTCACCGAACTCCGATCGCGACGGACATTTCCTCTCTACTTAGCGGCAGGTTTCTCAGCGATCGCCTTTGCTGTTGGAAGTGGACTTGCTTGGTGGACGAATACGCCCAGCCCTAAGCCTTCGGTCAGTGCCAACTCGCTTCAGCCCATTAAGCCGAATCAGTTTACGGCTCCTGCTCCTACAAAAGCACCGACTGAGAAGTCAGTACAAATTTATTGGCTTAAAGCAGTAGGCAACGAAATTGAGCTAGCTGCTGCTCCGATCGCCTTGAATGAAGCCCAACCCAACGTCGTCCTCAAAGCCGCATTTGAAAAAATGCTACAAGGCTCAACCGATCCAACCCTAACATCAACAATTCCTGCCAATACCAAACTTCAGGAGCTAAAAATCCAGCCAGATGGCGTTCATGTGGATTTGTCGTCCGAATTCATGACAGGCGGCGGCAGCACAGCCATGATGGGCAGAGTGGCTCAGGTCATTTACACTGCCACAACATTAGACCCTGATGCTCCCGTTTGGATTTCAATTGACGATGAGCCATTAGAGGTTTTAGGCGGTGAAGGATTGGTAATTGACCAACCGATGACTCGACAAGAATTTGATCAGAATTTTTCTCTTTAG
- a CDS encoding GNAT family N-acetyltransferase, with amino-acid sequence MNDIEIRPAKSEDVETIFQLIQALADYAQLSHQVTGTVALLHEHLFGAHPCIEALLADHQGKSIGFALFFTNYSTFLTKPGIYLEDLFVMPEYRSKGIGKALLAALARLALDRNCGRLEWSVLDWNEPAIAFYQRIGATILPEWRICRVTGEAIAQLGNSSFGI; translated from the coding sequence ATGAACGATATTGAGATTCGTCCGGCAAAATCTGAAGATGTAGAAACCATCTTTCAACTGATTCAAGCCTTAGCCGACTATGCGCAGCTTTCTCACCAAGTTACAGGCACAGTAGCGCTATTGCACGAACATTTGTTTGGCGCACATCCCTGCATTGAGGCACTTTTGGCAGATCATCAAGGGAAGTCTATTGGGTTCGCACTATTTTTCACAAACTATTCTACTTTCCTAACCAAACCTGGTATTTATTTGGAAGATTTGTTTGTTATGCCAGAATACCGAAGCAAGGGTATTGGCAAAGCACTTCTTGCGGCTTTAGCGCGGCTAGCATTAGATCGCAACTGTGGACGCTTGGAGTGGAGCGTGTTGGATTGGAATGAGCCAGCGATCGCGTTTTATCAACGCATTGGGGCAACAATTTTACCTGAATGGCGAATTTGTCGAGTAACGGGAGAAGCGATCGCTCAATTAGGAAATAGTTCGTTTGGCATATAG
- a CDS encoding RNA polymerase sigma factor, RpoD/SigA family, with translation MDLRTVNDFKDRSDKESGSGLNTEFGSEEDIDDLLENRASGYRKTVTDDAVGAFFKEMARYPLLKPCEEVELARRVKFLGEVEELRERLQTELGRPANKADLCQSMNVTERQLEHRLYLSRVAKRKMIRSNLRLVVSIAKRYLNRGVPFLDLIQEGALGLNRATEKFDPDKGYKFSTYAYWWIRQGITRTIANDARTIRLPIHIVEKLNKLKKAHRELRKDLNRNPTDVELAASLDMTPEQLRNLQQVRRRSLSLNHRVGKGEDTELMELLEDNSTQSPEAQMNETMMRQEIYAVLGEVLTERERDIIALRYGLTTGETNTLEEVGGMFNLSRERVRQIQTKAMRKLRRPQVAGRLKNWLR, from the coding sequence ATTGATTTGCGAACCGTGAATGATTTCAAGGATCGCTCGGACAAGGAGAGCGGGTCGGGTCTCAATACTGAATTTGGCTCTGAAGAAGATATTGATGATTTGCTAGAAAATCGGGCATCGGGCTATCGCAAAACTGTGACGGATGATGCGGTTGGAGCCTTTTTTAAGGAAATGGCGCGTTACCCGTTGCTCAAACCTTGTGAGGAAGTGGAGCTAGCTCGTCGGGTCAAGTTTTTGGGAGAAGTGGAAGAACTGCGGGAACGGCTGCAAACAGAGTTAGGTCGTCCGGCAAACAAGGCAGATTTGTGTCAGTCGATGAACGTTACTGAGCGTCAGCTTGAGCATCGTCTTTACCTGAGCCGTGTTGCCAAGCGCAAAATGATTCGCTCTAATCTGCGGCTGGTGGTGTCGATCGCCAAGCGTTATCTCAACCGGGGTGTGCCATTCCTAGATTTAATTCAAGAGGGAGCACTCGGACTAAACCGCGCTACCGAAAAGTTTGATCCAGATAAAGGATATAAATTCTCGACCTATGCTTACTGGTGGATTCGCCAGGGCATTACCCGAACGATCGCCAACGATGCGCGCACCATTCGTTTACCCATTCACATTGTTGAAAAACTGAATAAGCTGAAAAAAGCTCACCGTGAGTTGCGTAAAGATCTGAACCGTAACCCTACCGATGTAGAACTAGCAGCCTCTTTGGATATGACTCCAGAGCAGTTGCGTAATCTGCAACAAGTGCGACGGCGATCGCTTTCGTTGAACCATCGCGTTGGCAAAGGCGAAGACACCGAGCTAATGGAGCTATTGGAAGACAACAGCACCCAATCGCCCGAAGCGCAAATGAACGAAACCATGATGCGCCAAGAAATTTATGCCGTGCTAGGCGAAGTGCTAACAGAACGGGAGCGTGACATCATTGCGCTGCGCTATGGGTTGACCACTGGCGAAACCAACACCTTAGAAGAAGTAGGCGGTATGTTTAATCTTTCCCGCGAACGAGTCCGCCAAATTCAAACCAAGGCAATGCGCAAACTGCGTCGCCCTCAAGTTGCAGGCAGACTAAAGAACTGGCTGCGCTAA
- a CDS encoding AMIN domain-containing protein yields the protein MKRHLGFGSVIGGVALVMMASQAAQAASTQITDVQLKQTDGGVQVVLQTKNGDRPQVFTVSRGNALIADIINTELKLSAGNGFLKNDPAPGISSVSVTQLDGNSVRVEVSGENAAPSGQVSQDSGLITLNVGGAGSAAASPSLPLPNQSVPNQIAQSQPPPALPGSPGVAPGQSVPPTQPRAIAPPLGDQSVSSIDSSPSEINLGTNEVVPRLVLRDAPVRDVLSLLARAAGMNVAYIDESVAADQSAAAAPTAPSDGSTTSAGAKISLDIENEPVQNVFNYVLRVAGLEANRAGRTIFVSPRLPDSARNVLTRTIRVNQTTALSAATYLATLGAETRQFFEGGERIVTERDEETGLSRTIREPNPPRVDTVSVEQGISPLVLRGLSVTADPRLNSVTLVGSPNQVAMAASMLGQLDLRQRQVAVNVKIVDINLLATDNFSTSFSFGAGNGFFLVDRGAAVFNYGRTNPATADQARNSLNSPPTINNPYAGNAPFLDATQQLVVPGGGGGVVDQGRFTNTDATFLQPVPPLGQNDNPLRPGVTDFEPGTPTVIARNAQTGEITFTQGTASTVQSALPSLFQYPSRFLAGLQAQVVSGNAKILTDPTLVIQEGEQAQVELGQEVITNVLETRTSTNNETVTNTEIEKANAGLTLTVAVDRIDDNGFVSLNINPSVTSPFETREIRLGNGGSNTITLLNRRNLDTGRLRLRDGQTLIVSGIIQDSDRTTITKVPILGDIPILGALFRSTSRENSRREVIVLLTPQILNDDDTSNFGYRYTPMPETQQLLQRQGVQP from the coding sequence GTGAAACGGCATCTTGGATTTGGTAGTGTAATTGGTGGTGTAGCTTTGGTGATGATGGCATCTCAGGCTGCCCAGGCTGCTTCAACGCAGATTACTGATGTGCAGTTGAAGCAGACAGATGGCGGCGTTCAGGTGGTACTGCAAACCAAGAATGGCGATCGCCCCCAGGTCTTTACCGTCAGCCGAGGCAATGCCTTGATTGCCGACATTATTAACACGGAGCTAAAACTCTCTGCTGGCAATGGCTTTTTGAAGAACGATCCGGCTCCCGGCATTAGTTCGGTGTCGGTAACGCAGTTGGATGGTAACAGTGTGCGGGTGGAAGTCAGCGGAGAGAATGCTGCCCCATCGGGTCAGGTGAGTCAAGATTCGGGTTTGATTACGCTAAATGTGGGTGGCGCAGGCAGTGCCGCTGCATCGCCTAGTCTGCCTCTACCGAACCAGTCTGTTCCGAATCAAATTGCCCAGAGTCAGCCGCCACCAGCATTACCGGGTTCTCCTGGAGTTGCACCGGGGCAAAGTGTACCGCCGACTCAACCGAGGGCGATCGCGCCTCCTTTAGGCGACCAGTCGGTATCAAGCATCGATTCTTCTCCTTCAGAAATTAACTTGGGAACCAATGAAGTTGTTCCTCGTTTGGTGCTGCGCGATGCACCCGTGCGCGATGTCCTGTCTCTCCTTGCCCGTGCCGCTGGCATGAATGTTGCTTACATAGATGAAAGCGTTGCAGCCGATCAATCTGCTGCCGCTGCACCTACTGCGCCTTCCGACGGTTCTACAACTAGCGCGGGGGCTAAAATCTCACTTGATATTGAGAACGAACCTGTCCAGAACGTCTTTAACTATGTTTTGCGGGTTGCAGGATTAGAAGCAAACCGAGCAGGAAGAACTATTTTTGTCAGTCCTCGATTGCCCGATTCTGCACGTAACGTTCTTACTCGGACGATTCGAGTTAATCAAACTACGGCTCTTAGTGCTGCGACTTACCTCGCAACTTTAGGAGCTGAGACAAGACAGTTTTTTGAAGGTGGAGAGCGGATTGTTACAGAACGAGATGAAGAAACCGGGTTGAGCCGCACAATTAGAGAGCCTAACCCTCCCCGTGTTGATACTGTTTCAGTTGAGCAGGGAATAAGTCCCTTAGTGCTTCGAGGTTTGTCAGTCACGGCTGACCCCCGGCTCAACTCTGTGACTTTAGTCGGCAGCCCTAATCAGGTTGCAATGGCTGCCTCAATGCTAGGACAGCTCGACTTACGCCAACGTCAAGTTGCAGTCAACGTTAAAATCGTCGATATTAATTTGCTTGCAACCGATAACTTCAGCACCAGCTTTTCGTTTGGTGCCGGGAATGGCTTCTTTTTAGTTGACCGAGGCGCGGCAGTTTTCAACTACGGTCGGACTAATCCAGCAACAGCAGATCAAGCGCGCAACAGCTTGAATAGCCCGCCAACCATTAATAATCCCTACGCAGGAAATGCGCCATTCTTGGATGCGACTCAACAGTTAGTTGTTCCGGGTGGTGGTGGCGGCGTAGTCGATCAGGGACGCTTTACCAATACCGATGCGACCTTTCTTCAACCCGTTCCCCCCCTAGGTCAGAACGATAACCCATTGCGTCCTGGTGTCACTGATTTTGAGCCTGGAACGCCAACGGTAATTGCCCGTAATGCTCAGACTGGAGAAATTACTTTTACTCAGGGCACTGCGTCTACAGTTCAATCGGCTTTGCCAAGTCTGTTCCAATACCCCTCTCGGTTCTTGGCAGGTTTGCAAGCACAGGTTGTGAGTGGCAATGCCAAAATTCTGACTGATCCAACGTTGGTCATTCAGGAAGGGGAACAGGCACAGGTAGAGCTAGGACAGGAAGTGATCACTAACGTTCTCGAAACACGAACCTCTACCAATAACGAAACCGTTACAAATACAGAGATTGAGAAGGCTAACGCGGGATTAACACTAACGGTTGCAGTCGATCGCATTGATGACAACGGCTTTGTTTCTTTGAACATCAATCCTTCTGTAACATCGCCTTTTGAAACCCGCGAAATTCGGTTGGGTAATGGTGGCTCAAACACGATTACGCTTTTGAATCGGCGAAATTTAGACACTGGGCGGCTACGTCTCCGCGATGGTCAAACCCTGATTGTTTCGGGAATTATCCAAGACAGCGATCGCACCACCATTACCAAGGTGCCAATTTTAGGTGACATTCCCATTCTGGGCGCACTGTTTAGAAGCACCAGCCGAGAAAACAGTCGGCGTGAAGTGATTGTGCTTCTCACCCCCCAGATCTTGAATGATGATGACACTTCTAACTTTGGCTATCGCTATACGCCCATGCCAGAAACTCAGCAGCTTTTACAACGTCAAGGTGTGCAGCCCTAA
- a CDS encoding glycogen debranching protein, with protein sequence MIWVNEQIDESGIIRACIACVNQLQAQECHDSFTTNLTAQQKAEGWIARIRTVGSWDEVPVNSLKLD encoded by the coding sequence ATGATTTGGGTTAATGAACAAATTGACGAATCAGGCATCATTCGCGCCTGTATTGCCTGCGTCAATCAACTTCAGGCACAAGAATGCCATGATTCTTTCACCACTAATCTAACGGCTCAACAGAAAGCAGAGGGCTGGATTGCCCGAATTCGCACCGTTGGCTCGTGGGATGAAGTGCCTGTGAACTCGCTCAAGCTGGATTAA
- a CDS encoding DUF2993 domain-containing protein, producing the protein MELITILLSGLLGLLAPIGFVSDRLATRAIRDRLNSAETLAVRIDNAPSYQLLQGKVQRVRIAGRGIVPQPDLRIAVLELETAAIALNLASLRQDNPQLEEPLQAGIRMEITETDINRFLQSAAVGERLEEMSLNLPSSSSEPAEPYNVKKIQVDFLANNRLKVWTTLQGQRSGTQSGITAESGFTVTAGRRLQLVDPQVMFGETAVPAEIIMLLTAGLLQQLDLGRLEESGLTSRVLNFQIQDDQLDLAAFVQVEPKFLTRR; encoded by the coding sequence ATGGAACTCATCACAATTCTTCTCTCGGGCTTGCTAGGTCTGCTAGCCCCCATCGGCTTCGTCAGCGATCGCCTGGCAACTCGTGCTATCCGCGATCGCCTCAATTCTGCTGAAACATTAGCAGTGCGGATTGATAATGCCCCTAGCTATCAGCTTTTACAAGGCAAAGTGCAGCGCGTGCGTATTGCCGGTCGAGGCATTGTGCCCCAACCCGATCTCAGAATAGCCGTCTTGGAACTGGAAACCGCTGCGATCGCCCTAAATCTCGCTAGCCTTCGCCAAGACAACCCCCAGCTAGAAGAACCGTTGCAAGCAGGCATCCGCATGGAAATTACCGAGACAGACATCAACCGTTTTTTGCAGTCTGCGGCAGTCGGAGAACGCTTGGAGGAGATGAGCCTTAATCTGCCTAGTAGCAGCAGCGAACCAGCTGAGCCCTACAATGTTAAAAAAATTCAAGTCGATTTTTTAGCTAACAATCGGCTGAAGGTTTGGACAACGCTTCAAGGACAGCGATCGGGCACCCAATCGGGGATTACCGCAGAATCTGGATTTACAGTCACTGCTGGGCGACGGCTGCAACTTGTTGACCCCCAAGTCATGTTTGGCGAGACAGCGGTACCTGCCGAGATTATCATGCTGCTCACCGCTGGCTTACTTCAACAATTAGATCTAGGGAGATTAGAAGAGTCAGGGTTGACTTCTAGGGTGCTAAATTTTCAAATTCAAGACGACCAGTTAGATTTAGCAGCGTTTGTACAAGTAGAGCCTAAATTCCTAACTCGTCGTTAG
- a CDS encoding PilN domain-containing protein — MYALDINFLNDRTERQSESPLKPKGPVNQTPFYLGLAVAIALPALALGAWALLQSQNGTLEQRQAALDSELAIIQTQQAEVDAITQRVKDYEDDNTALATVFDRIKPWSGILQDIRDRVPNGVQISLIEQLPPEEIPVTAPVTASPSPSPGASPSPGVPEVPVVAASPQPQRIRVTGRAKSFSEVNDFILTLQRSPFLTSEDTKLATSKLIENPTKISFEAEEGQTASSDQVEVKFPPVVEYTIDTTLTELPASALLQDLERTLSVGLASRIQALRDRGVLKP; from the coding sequence ATGTACGCGCTAGATATTAATTTTCTCAATGACCGGACGGAGCGGCAATCTGAAAGCCCTCTTAAGCCAAAAGGCCCTGTTAATCAGACTCCTTTTTATCTTGGGTTAGCAGTGGCGATCGCTCTACCTGCTTTAGCGCTAGGAGCATGGGCGCTGTTGCAGTCACAAAACGGCACGCTAGAGCAACGGCAAGCGGCACTCGATAGCGAACTAGCCATAATTCAAACTCAGCAAGCTGAGGTGGATGCGATTACCCAACGGGTGAAAGACTACGAAGATGACAACACGGCACTGGCAACGGTCTTTGACCGGATTAAGCCTTGGTCGGGCATCCTGCAAGACATCCGCGATCGCGTTCCCAACGGTGTACAAATTAGCCTGATCGAACAATTGCCGCCCGAAGAGATTCCCGTGACGGCTCCGGTTACCGCCAGTCCTAGCCCCAGTCCTGGAGCCAGCCCCTCTCCTGGTGTGCCTGAGGTTCCGGTTGTAGCGGCTTCTCCTCAACCTCAAAGAATTCGGGTGACGGGTCGAGCCAAGTCGTTTAGCGAAGTCAATGATTTCATACTGACGTTGCAGCGATCGCCATTCTTAACCAGTGAAGACACTAAATTAGCAACCTCGAAGCTGATCGAAAATCCTACTAAAATCTCGTTTGAGGCAGAAGAAGGACAAACTGCCTCTAGCGATCAAGTTGAAGTTAAATTTCCACCAGTTGTGGAATATACCATTGATACAACGTTGACCGAGTTACCTGCTTCTGCCCTACTACAGGATTTGGAGCGCACCTTATCGGTAGGGTTAGCCAGCAGAATTCAAGCACTCAGGGATAGAGGAGTTTTAAAGCCATGA
- a CDS encoding type II toxin-antitoxin system VapC family toxin, giving the protein MSEIIVLDTHIWLWLINANFDQFPSRWLDSIKAAACVGVSPISCYEIALAHKKGRIRLPSTAQDWFREALTPAGVEVLPMTEAIAARAVDLSPTHKDPFDRLIIATALEYGAKLASVDRSFAQYSELETCLLK; this is encoded by the coding sequence ATGTCTGAAATAATTGTTCTTGATACTCATATTTGGCTTTGGCTGATCAATGCTAACTTTGATCAATTTCCGTCTCGCTGGCTTGACTCTATTAAGGCTGCGGCTTGTGTCGGGGTTTCCCCAATCTCATGCTATGAAATTGCCCTGGCTCATAAAAAGGGACGTATTAGACTCCCCTCTACTGCGCAAGATTGGTTTCGTGAGGCTTTAACACCTGCGGGAGTTGAGGTGTTGCCAATGACCGAAGCGATCGCGGCTCGTGCTGTTGATTTGTCTCCCACTCACAAAGATCCATTCGATCGCCTCATTATTGCTACGGCTTTAGAATATGGGGCAAAGCTTGCCAGTGTCGATCGCTCGTTTGCTCAATATTCTGAACTAGAGACTTGTTTGCTGAAATGA
- a CDS encoding metalloregulator ArsR/SmtB family transcription factor produces the protein MQLSESVPSEVIQQVSEYFSVLGEPMRLRILNLLKDGEKCVQDLVESTSTSQANVSKHLKVMLQAGILTRRSEGTSAYYSVADDLTYDLCHLVCDRLATRIEQQARHFRAFSLTGR, from the coding sequence ATGCAATTATCGGAATCTGTACCTTCTGAGGTTATCCAGCAAGTTTCAGAATATTTCAGCGTTTTGGGTGAACCCATGCGCTTACGAATTCTAAACTTGTTGAAAGATGGAGAAAAATGCGTTCAAGACTTAGTGGAATCGACTTCTACTAGCCAAGCTAATGTCTCCAAGCACCTTAAAGTGATGCTGCAAGCGGGAATATTAACTCGGCGGAGCGAGGGTACTTCTGCTTACTACAGTGTGGCAGATGACTTAACCTATGATTTGTGCCATTTAGTCTGCGATCGCCTCGCGACCCGCATTGAGCAACAAGCTAGACACTTCCGCGCTTTTAGCCTCACCGGACGCTAA
- a CDS encoding lipid-A-disaccharide synthase has product MARPSIDRSSDHLPLDILILSNGPGEITTWVRPVVKALRQQLGEDRQQVRISLILSPCPNASGSEAAIAQTYPEIDRIQSADRFFPFLLWGQTAEPWDWRKQGVTLFLGGDQIFTVIIGKRLGYRTVVYGEWETRWHRWIDRFGVMKPELIERVQSQHAHKFSVVGDLMADIEAGDSTQDLSERMSEKSKLLSDPPPKSPIRGDFEGGLMQKSPRMGGWGASARIFDTSQTSSEAKEEIIGILPGSKGAKLAQGLPLGLAIAHSIYGDRPQTRFVIPVAPTLHLSTLAKFADPAQNPLIEHFGNFSADLIQDQGQPFLQIKKEGQPTPVRIELYTQSPAYPLLIKCRFCLTTVGANTAELGALAVPMIVLLPTQQLDAMRSWDGIPGLLANLPGVGTLFARLINRWFLRKTRLLAWPNIWAGKMIVPELVGHLIPQDLAELAIDWLDHPEKLTYIQTQLRQVRGDRGAAQKLAQLVVDCLK; this is encoded by the coding sequence ATGGCTCGTCCATCAATCGATCGCTCATCAGATCATCTCCCCCTAGACATTCTGATTCTCTCCAACGGCCCCGGTGAGATCACGACCTGGGTACGCCCTGTTGTCAAAGCGCTGCGTCAACAGCTTGGCGAAGATCGGCAACAGGTTCGTATTTCTCTCATCTTGTCCCCTTGTCCCAATGCCAGCGGAAGCGAGGCAGCGATCGCCCAGACTTATCCCGAAATCGATCGCATTCAAAGCGCCGATCGGTTTTTCCCTTTTTTGTTGTGGGGGCAAACAGCCGAGCCTTGGGATTGGCGAAAACAGGGCGTGACGCTTTTTTTAGGGGGCGATCAAATCTTTACCGTCATCATTGGCAAACGGTTAGGATATCGCACCGTGGTTTACGGCGAGTGGGAAACCCGCTGGCATCGGTGGATCGATCGGTTTGGGGTTATGAAGCCTGAACTGATTGAGCGGGTACAATCCCAACACGCGCATAAATTCAGTGTGGTCGGAGATTTAATGGCAGATATTGAGGCAGGCGACTCAACTCAGGATCTTTCTGAGAGGATGTCCGAGAAGTCTAAATTGCTGTCTGATCCGCCCCCTAAATCCCCCATTCGGGGGGACTTTGAAGGAGGGCTGATGCAGAAGTCCCCCAGAATGGGGGGTTGGGGGGCGAGTGCAAGAATCTTTGATACTTCTCAGACATCCTCTGAAGCAAAGGAAGAAATCATCGGCATATTGCCTGGTTCTAAAGGGGCAAAGCTGGCGCAGGGATTACCCCTAGGATTGGCGATCGCTCACTCCATTTATGGCGATCGTCCTCAAACCCGGTTCGTCATTCCCGTCGCTCCTACCCTTCATTTATCGACGCTGGCGAAATTTGCTGACCCGGCACAAAATCCCCTCATTGAACACTTTGGTAATTTCTCCGCAGACCTTATTCAAGATCAAGGACAGCCTTTTCTACAGATCAAAAAAGAGGGACAACCCACCCCAGTTCGCATCGAACTTTACACCCAATCTCCTGCCTATCCTTTATTAATAAAATGTCGTTTTTGCTTAACAACCGTTGGAGCCAATACTGCCGAGCTTGGCGCACTAGCAGTTCCCATGATTGTTTTGCTTCCTACTCAACAACTTGATGCCATGCGTTCCTGGGATGGTATACCCGGACTTTTAGCAAACCTGCCTGGAGTGGGCACTCTCTTTGCCCGCCTGATTAATCGCTGGTTTCTGCGTAAAACTCGGCTACTGGCTTGGCCCAACATTTGGGCAGGAAAGATGATTGTGCCAGAACTCGTCGGACACCTAATTCCGCAAGATTTGGCAGAACTGGCGATCGACTGGCTAGATCACCCTGAAAAGTTAACTTACATTCAAACCCAACTTCGCCAAGTGAGAGGCGATCGGGGTGCAGCACAAAAACTAGCTCAATTAGTGGTGGATTGCTTAAAGTGA